The Couchioplanes caeruleus nucleotide sequence TCCGCCCGATCCGCGCCGACGACGATCAGCTTCGCCATCAGCGAGTCGTAGAACGGCGTCACCGTGGTGTCCGGCCCGTACCCGGAATCCACCCGGACCCCCTCGCCGGCCGGCTCCACCCAGGTGGCGACCTTGCCCGGCCCGGGCAGGAACCGCTTCGGATCCTCGGCGTTGACCCGCAACTCGATCGCGTGCCCGCGGGTGGTGAGATCGTCCACGTCGAACGTCGGAGCCTCACCCGACGCGATCCGCAGCTGCTGCTCGACCAGGTCGATGCCGTGGATCAGCTCGGTGATCGGGTGCTCGACCTGCAGCCGGGTGTTCATCTCCAAGAAGAAGAACTCGCCGCTCACGGGGTCAAGCAGGCACTCCACGGTGCCGGCGTTGCGGTACTTCACGGCCTCACCGGCCAGCACGGCGGCGGCCAGGAACCGCTGCCGCAGCTCCGGGCTCACGGCCGGGCTCGGCGCCTCCTCCAGCAACTTCTGGTTACGCCGCTGCACCGAACACTCCCGCTCGCTGAGCGCGATCACCCGGCCGTCGGCCAGCCCGAGGATCTGCACCTCCACATGCCGTACGCGGGGAAAGTAGCGCTCGATGAGCACCGAACCGTCACCGAACATCCGCTCGGCGAACGCGCGCACCTTGTCGAACTCCGCACGCAGCCCGGCCTCGTCGTTCGCCACGGCCATGCCCATCCCGCCACCACCGGCGGCAGCCTTGACCATCACCGGGAACCCGATGGCGGACGCGGCCTCCAACGCAGCCTCCACCGAGGTCGCCGGATCCTGCGTACCCGGCGCCACCGGCACGCCGGCGGCGGCCATCAGATTCCGAGCATTGATCTTGTCGCCCATCGCGCTGATCGCCTCGGCGGACGGCCCGACCCACACCAGACCGTTGGCTTCGACCGTACGGGCGAAGTCGGCGTTCTCACTCAGGAAGCCGTAGCCGGGGTGGATCGCCTGAGCCCCGGTCTGCTTGGCCGCGGCGAGAATGGCGTCCGTGTTGCGGTAACTCTGAGCCGGGTTCGCGGGGCCGACACACACCGCCTCATCGGCCTCGAGCACGAACGGCATGCCGGCATCCGCCTCGGAGTGGACCGCGACCGCCCGGATGCCGAGACGCCGGGCCGTACGGATGATCCGGCGGGCAATCTCGCCCCGGTTGGCTATGAGCAGCGAGTCGATCATTTCGCTCCTTGTGTGGAGGGTGGGGTGGGGTCGGCCTTGGGTGGGCCGTGGGGTGGTTCGTGGCCGCGGGGGTGGGGGCCTGGTGGTTGGGGGCCTCGTTGGACTGGGGCCTCGCTTGGCGGGGCCTCGGTTGGCGGGGCCTCGGTTGGCGGGGCCTCGGTTGGCGGGGCCTCGGTTGGCGGGGCCTCGGTTGGCGGGGGCCGATTGGGCCTGGGCCGAGGACGGTTGACCGACGGCTGATTCGCCGCAGGCCGAGGCATATGGGCGGCGGCTGATGGCCGCGAGCCGAGGATCGCCGGCTCAAGGATGGTTGGCCGCAGGTCGAGATGGGCTCGCTCGACGTCGGCGGCGTTGCGAAACGCCAAGCCCGGGGGCGGCAGACCCGTGCGCGGCGGCAGACCTGGGGGCGATGCGTCCGTAGCGGATGGCCGGTGGGTCGGCTGGCCCGTAAGCATGAAGCCCGAAGCCAGCCGGTCGGAAGCCGACGGGCCGGCAGCAGCCGGTGGACCGCAGCCAGCCGTCCGGCCCGGGGCGGCGGGCCTGGTGGCGGGCTCGGCGGCGACCATGTGCTCGATGTGCCGGCCGGTCAGCGGCCGATCAGTGCGTGCATGGTCGCCTCGCGCAGGAGGGCGGCCCGGCGTTGGCGGTCGACCTCGCCGCCCAGGAAGGGCGTCGAGTTCATCAAGCCGAATGCCGAGTGTGCCAGTACCCGCGCCTCGCCGGCGTCCAGCTCGGGACGCAGCGTGGACAGCACTCCGACCCACTCCTCCACGTACAGGCGCTGCAACCGCCGGATCTGCCGCTTCGGCTCATCCGGCAGCCGGTCCAGCTCGTGCAGGTGCAGCGCGATCACCGCGGGGTTGGCCAGCGCGAACTCGACGTGGAACTCGATCAGGTCGGACAGCGTGGCCTGCGCGTCGCCGGAGCGACGCCCGACCCGCTCGCGGCCGCCGTGGAGCAGGCTCTCGCTGACCGGGATGAGCGCGGCGACCAGCATGGCCTCCTTCCCGGCGAAGTGGTGGTACAGCGCCGGACCGGTCACCCCGGCGGCGGAACCGATGTCATCCATCGATACGCCGTGATATCCGCGAGCGGCGAAGAGGCCGACCGCGATCTCGAGGATCTCGTCCCGGCGCGACCGGCGGCGAGGGGCCGGCGGTCCAGGACGCTGGTGCTGATCTACCGTCACCTGGCCACTCTAACCCGCTGTCAAGCCGAGTACTTAACGGTCGTTCAGGCAGTGCGGTCCGGCACGTCAGCTGTTTCCGGCGGGACGCTTTGTCGGCTATGCCGCGGCAGGTTCTCGCCGACCGGCGAGGAACGCGCCCACCATGGTCGCGAGGCCGCAGCAGCCAACACGGCCCCGAGGGTATTGACGAGCACGTCGTCGGCGCTCGACACCCGGCCGATGGCGAGCACCCACTGGAGGGTCTCGACCACGCCCGAGGCGACGACTGCCACGGCCGCCACCCGCCACAGGGAGGCGAAAGAGACGAACCGCAGCGGCAGGAAGAAGCCCAAGGCGGCAAGCACGAGCAGATTCCCGACAATCTGAGCCGCCGCGGTGCCCGGGTCGCCCGCCACCCAGGACGGCAGGTCGTGCAGCGGTACGAGATCGACCGAGCGCGGAGCGGGCTGCGGCGTGAAGAGCATGACGGCCCAGGGCACCGAGCCGGCCACCATCCCCACCTCGGCGATCGCATGCCGGCGACTCACGCTGTGCCGACGCCACCGGTACGCCAGGAGGCTCGCCGCGGGAAGGACAAGGAGCGCGACGACGATGGTGACGCCGTGATCCCGCCAAGCCGCACCCACCGCCGCAAGGTACGCCTCCCGGCCAAATCGACGCCGCGTCCGAACGGTCGCGCAATCGATGGCTCAGGTCATGATTCCCCTACGAGGTCCGTCGTCTTGGCACCGGAGCGTTGCGGCAGGCGCCATGGCCAGACCTCCCGGTTCGCGAGCACCAATGCCGCGGCTAGGACGGGCAGCATCGGCAGCCACCAGTCGTGGGCCGAGTCCCACTGCGGTTGACCAGGCAACGGCCATGCCGAGTACTTGGCCGGCAGGAAGAGCGTGGCGACCATCAGGCCACCCTGCGTCGCCGGACCGGCCACGGCGGCGGTCAGGGAATGCCCGCGTCGGGCGGCCACGGCCGCACCCACCAGCCCGGCCAGCCCACACACGGCTGCCTCCAGTGCGAGATCCCGGGACGGGAGCCGGCCAGGAGCCACGCTCGCGGCGGCGGCCCGATACAGAACTGCCCATATCGCTGCGGCCGGCAAGGCGACGACGGTGAGGCGCAGCCATTGCCGCAGCCAGCGAGGGGTCGGCATCACCGACAGCGGAGCCATCGGGTCGACCATGGCGAAGCTCGCGCCCGCGCCGAGGACAACAGCAGCGATCCGTACGCCCCAGATCTGGCTCGCGGGTGCGGGCGCGCCGGCGAGTGCGGGAAGGAGGGCGAGCACTGAGACCGCGGTCGCGGCGGCGACGGGGATCCACGGCACGAGGCGTACGACCGGCGTCGTGAGGAGGAGCACCTGCCGAACCCTCACGGGCATGCGGCCTCCTCGTCGACGACCGGCAGGGTGGCCACCCCGAACGGCGCGAGCAGGTCACCGACCGGCGCCGCCGACCGCATCGCGTCCCAGTTGTCGACCACCATGGCGTTCAGCCTGTCGCGGGGTGCGTCGAGCAGGCGCTTC carries:
- a CDS encoding VanZ family protein; amino-acid sequence: MGAAWRDHGVTIVVALLVLPAASLLAYRWRRHSVSRRHAIAEVGMVAGSVPWAVMLFTPQPAPRSVDLVPLHDLPSWVAGDPGTAAAQIVGNLLVLAALGFFLPLRFVSFASLWRVAAVAVVASGVVETLQWVLAIGRVSSADDVLVNTLGAVLAAAASRPWWARSSPVGENLPRHSRQSVPPETADVPDRTA
- a CDS encoding acetyl-CoA carboxylase biotin carboxylase subunit, giving the protein MIDSLLIANRGEIARRIIRTARRLGIRAVAVHSEADAGMPFVLEADEAVCVGPANPAQSYRNTDAILAAAKQTGAQAIHPGYGFLSENADFARTVEANGLVWVGPSAEAISAMGDKINARNLMAAAGVPVAPGTQDPATSVEAALEAASAIGFPVMVKAAAGGGGMGMAVANDEAGLRAEFDKVRAFAERMFGDGSVLIERYFPRVRHVEVQILGLADGRVIALSERECSVQRRNQKLLEEAPSPAVSPELRQRFLAAAVLAGEAVKYRNAGTVECLLDPVSGEFFFLEMNTRLQVEHPITELIHGIDLVEQQLRIASGEAPTFDVDDLTTRGHAIELRVNAEDPKRFLPGPGKVATWVEPAGEGVRVDSGYGPDTTVTPFYDSLMAKLIVVGADRAEAIERARAAVAGFEIAGPKNNLPFFAELLENEEFLSGDYDTGIVARMR
- a CDS encoding TetR/AcrR family transcriptional regulator, with translation MTVDQHQRPGPPAPRRRSRRDEILEIAVGLFAARGYHGVSMDDIGSAAGVTGPALYHHFAGKEAMLVAALIPVSESLLHGGRERVGRRSGDAQATLSDLIEFHVEFALANPAVIALHLHELDRLPDEPKRQIRRLQRLYVEEWVGVLSTLRPELDAGEARVLAHSAFGLMNSTPFLGGEVDRQRRAALLREATMHALIGR